Proteins encoded together in one Chitinophaga lutea window:
- a CDS encoding UDP-glucose dehydrogenase family protein: protein MKITVVGTGYVGLVTGTCFAETGNDVTCVDIDVNKVNKLSAGQITIYEPGLEKLFERNLKEGRLHFTTQLAEGIKDAQVIFLALPTPPGEDGSADLSYILRVADQLGGLLQDYKVIVDKSTVPVGTADKVHAAIAKNAKVEFDVVSNPEFLREGVAVEDFMKPDRVVIGTQSERARKIMGDLYAPFVRQGNPIIFMDEKSAELTKYAANSFLATKISFMNEIAILCEKLGADVDMVRRGIGSDDRIGKRFLFPGIGYGGSCFPKDVQALVKSSQEAAYDFRILEAVMDVNEKQKLFLLPKIQAYFGNDLKGKHFALWGLAFKPNTDDIREAPALYIIDALVGAGATVSVFDPEAASNVQQLIGDKVTYAESQYAALENADALIIATEWSVFRTPDFDKIGAVLKQKAIFDGRNLFEVPRMQELGFYYESVGRSAAKP from the coding sequence ATGAAGATTACCGTTGTAGGCACCGGATACGTAGGACTCGTTACCGGTACCTGTTTTGCCGAAACAGGCAATGATGTTACCTGTGTAGACATCGACGTCAATAAAGTAAACAAACTCTCCGCCGGCCAGATTACCATTTATGAGCCTGGCCTGGAAAAGTTATTTGAAAGAAACCTCAAAGAGGGGCGCCTGCACTTTACCACGCAGCTGGCCGAAGGCATCAAAGACGCACAGGTAATATTCCTGGCGCTGCCGACTCCGCCGGGAGAAGACGGCTCCGCCGATCTTTCCTACATTCTGCGGGTGGCCGACCAATTAGGCGGGCTGCTCCAGGATTATAAAGTGATTGTTGATAAAAGTACCGTACCTGTTGGTACCGCTGATAAAGTGCACGCAGCGATTGCGAAAAACGCCAAAGTGGAATTTGATGTGGTATCGAACCCCGAGTTTTTACGGGAAGGAGTAGCCGTGGAAGACTTTATGAAACCGGACAGGGTGGTGATCGGCACACAATCCGAAAGAGCCCGCAAAATAATGGGCGACCTGTATGCCCCGTTCGTACGCCAGGGTAACCCGATTATTTTTATGGACGAAAAATCGGCCGAGCTCACCAAATATGCCGCCAACTCTTTCCTCGCCACCAAAATCTCTTTCATGAACGAGATCGCGATCCTTTGCGAAAAGCTGGGAGCCGATGTAGACATGGTGCGCAGGGGTATCGGCAGCGACGACCGGATTGGCAAACGTTTCCTCTTCCCCGGCATCGGGTATGGCGGAAGCTGCTTCCCGAAAGACGTACAGGCACTCGTTAAATCCTCTCAGGAGGCTGCCTATGACTTCCGAATCCTGGAAGCCGTAATGGACGTGAATGAAAAACAAAAGCTGTTTCTGCTGCCGAAAATCCAGGCTTATTTTGGCAATGACCTGAAAGGCAAACATTTCGCGCTGTGGGGCCTGGCTTTCAAACCTAATACAGACGATATCCGGGAAGCTCCGGCCTTATATATTATCGATGCACTCGTGGGCGCCGGCGCTACCGTGTCGGTATTTGACCCTGAAGCGGCATCGAATGTGCAGCAACTGATCGGCGACAAGGTAACATATGCCGAAAGCCAATACGCAGCCCTTGAAAATGCCGATGCGCTGATCATCGCAACCGAATGGAGCGTATTCCGTACGCCCGACTTCGATAAAATCGGTGCCGTACTCAAACAAAAAGCCATTTTCGACGGGCGTAATCTTTTTGAAGTGCCCCGTATGCAGGAACTTGGATTTTATTACGAAAGTGTGGGCCGCTCCGCTGCAAAACCTTAA